The Sphaerochaeta globosa str. Buddy region GATGTTTGGTCCTTCAGGAGTCTCGATGGGACAGATACGACCATAGTGGGTGTAGTGAACGTCACGAACCTCAAAGCCCGCACGATCACGTGATAGACCACCGGGACCGAGTGCATTGAGCCTTCTCTTATGAGTAAGCTCAGCAAGCGGATTGACCTGGTCCATGAACTGCGAAAGCTGGCTGCTTCCGAAGAATTCCTTGATGGCTGCCACAATCGGCTTGATCGAAATCAGGTCCTGCGGTTTGACCGAACCGGTCTCCAGGTTCATTCGCTCCTTGGCGATGCGCTCCATGCGGGCGAAAGCACTCTTCAGCGCATTCTGCAAAAGCTCACCGACCGAGCGGACACGCCTGTTGCCCAAGTGGTCAATATCATCGACGTTATGTTCACGGATAAACACCTTGATCAGGAAATCCATCGTATTGACGATATCCTGCGGGGTGAGAACGGTCAAATCGGTGGAAGCATTCTCCTCTTCCTCTTCAGTGCCGGTTCCAAACTTCTTATTGAACTTGTAACGTCCTACAGAACCGAGATCATAGCGGCGGTTGGAGAAGAACATATCAGGAAGGTCCTTCTCTGCACGCTCGATGGCAATCATCTCACCAGGCATCAAGACTGAGAAAATCGGGGAAAGTACGTCTTCCTTGGTAGGTTCATCGCAGCCTTCACGAGTATACTTGGCATCCTCAATCTCGAAACAATTGAGAATCATGTCACTGTGCAGGGTTCCTTCACCACGGAGGTTGACTAATTGCACCTCATGAACATTGAGCTTGAGCAACTCGTCGATTTCGTGGGCATGCAGCATGTCACCGGCGCGCAAAACCTTCTTCTCGGTTTTTTCGACCTGTGCATAGACATCCTTGAAGAGATACCTGTTTTCCAAGTTTGACTTCAAGTCTGAATCATCTGCAAGCTCTACTGTTTCGGAACTGTAAAACTGCTCAAGAATCTTCTCACGGGTGTCAAACCCGATTGCACGCAGAAAGAGCGTACCTAGAATACGCTTCTTTCGGTCAATCTTGGTGAAGATCAAATGCTTTTTATCATCAATCTCAAACTCCAACCAAGAACCCCGATAGGGAATAATCCTGGAGGAGTAGACATCTTTCTCATTCGAAAAAATGACACCGGGGGAGCGGTGAATCTGACTGACCACAACGCGCTCGGCACCATTAATAATAAAGGTACCACGGTCGGTCATCAGCGGAATATCACCAAAGAAAATCTCTTTCTCCCTCATTTCTCCATTGGAGAACTCAAGGCTGATCGTGACTTTGATGGGCACACTAAAGGATCGACCTTTCTTCTTGCACTCCGTTTCGGAGAACTTGATATTATCAAGGTCAATCGTATACCCCTTATAAGCGAGACGCATCTCACCATTGGGGCTGTCAATGGGGAATGTCGACTGGAACACTTCCTCAAGCCCGTACGACGAATCCGGACCTAATCCCTGCTTGCAACGTTCAAGCTGCAAAAATCTCTCATAGGAATCAAGCTGGATCCCGATAAGGTTGGGCAGTTCACAGACTTCATGTAATTCAGAACCGATGTACGTGCGTGTTATGGATTTGCCTTTGGCAACCATCATGTACCCTCCAAAGTCAATTGAGAAACAGACAGCATCCCTCTATGGAGAGGGAAACGATAGACACAACAGGCCACCGGTGTCTATCCGGTGGCTCAATGAACCGGGCGTTGGCCCTTTTACAAAAATCAAGAACAGGGAACCAGATAGCAATCCGGTCCCCCATGCCAAGATTAGTCAACGGGCTTAACTTCAACAGTACAACCAGCAGCTTCAAGTTTCTCCTTGAGAGCAGCTGCATCGGCCTTGCTGACGCTTTCCTTAACAACCTTGTCACCTGCTTCAACCAGGTCCTTTGCTTCCTTCAGGCCGAGGCCGGTGATAGCACGGACTTCCTTGATTGCTGCAATCTTCTTGGTCGGATCGCAAGCCTTGAGGATGACGTTGAATTCAGTGGGTTCTTCCACTGCAGCAGCAGCTTCAGCAACGGGGCCGGCAGCAACAGCGGCGGCAGCAGCCTTTACACCAAACTTGTCTTCCATCATCTTGATGAGGTCAGCGACTTCCATTACGGACATTTTTGCGATCGATTCCAAAATCTCTTCTTTAGTAGCCATATTATCTTCTCCTTATAGAAGTTTTGTCTGCACAGTCATAGCAGGTTACCTGTGAAGACTAAGACTGTGTTCAGTTCTCTTCGGTGGCGGAAACAGAACCGCCATTGTTCTCGACATAGGCAAGCAAAGTTGCTGCCAGCTTCTGCACCGGGGCCTTCATGGTGCCCATCAAGGAAGCAATCAATTCCAGCTTGGTCGGGAGCTTGCTGAAAGCCTCAACCTCTTCAGGAGTGAAAAACTTACCATCGAGCATTGCACCCTTAACCTGGAGGGGGGAACCCTCCTTGCTAGAGGCAAACAGGTCCTTAGCTACAATATTCGCCTCATCACCACGGACAAGTGCAATGGCGGTCGGACCAACCAGCTGAGCATCAGCCTGGTTGTTCAGTTCGGTCAAAGCAATCTTTGCAAACCGGTTCTTTACAACACGGTAGGCAGCGTCCTTCTTCATGAGGGTTCTTCGCAGATTGGTAATCTGTTCAACAGTCATTCCACGGTAATCGGTGAAGATGTATCCGGTATACTGGCTGAACTCATCCTTCAATGCCTTTACGGCCTCTTCCTTGGCGGGGGTAATACGAGTCTTGTAATCCATTGTATGCATCTCCTCTTATACCGAAGCCATCAGGTCCTTCACGTTGACCCTGACACCAGGACCCATCGTGGAGGAAAGGGCGATGCTGACTACGAAGTCAGCCTTAGCATCGGAAGGCTTCTTGCGGATGATTTCCTTGACGACAACACGAGCGTTTTCGCTCACCTTGTCGGCATCCATGGAAATCTTTCCTACAGCGATGTGAATAACGTTGGTCTTGTCGGAGCGGAACTCTACACGGCCCTTGGTAAGCTCAGCGAGAGCAGCCTTCAGGTCAAAAGTTACCGTCTGTGTCTTGGGGTTCGGCATCAAGCCTCTGCGACCAAGGATAGGACCGAGACGACCGACGTCTTTCATCATATCAGGGGTGGCTACAGCCACATCAAAATCCATCCAACCGCCACGGATCTTCTCGATCAGGTCGTCGTCACCGACAAATGCGGCACCGGCCTGGCGAGCTTCCTCTGCCTTCTCACCCTTTGCGAATACAAGTACACGCTTCTGGGCGGAAAACTGGTGGGGGAGTACTACCGTGTCACGAACACTCTGGCTCTTCTTGAGGGTAAGTTTGACAGAGATCTCAACGGTCTCATCAAACTTTGCAAATGCAACGTCCTTTACCAGGGCGGAAGCCTCTTCGAAGGTATAGAGCTTGGAACGGTCAATTTTCTTGATGCTTTCGCGATAATTCTTTCCGTGTTTCATCTTACTGCTCCACCTCTACGCCCATACTGCGGGCAGTTCCTGCAATGATCTTCTTGGCGGCCTCAATGTCATTGGCGTTGAGGTCTTCAAGCTTGGTCTGTGCAATGTCGGTCAGCTGTGCCTGAGAAAGCTTGCCAACCTTCACCTTGTTGGGACTACCGCTTCCGCTGGCAATACCAAGAGCTTTCTTGATAAGGACGGCAGCAGGGGGAGTCTTCAGGATGAACGTGAAGCTCTTGTCGGCATACACAGTAATGATGACGGGAAGAATAAGTCCAGCTTCGTAGTTCTTCGTTTTTTCGTTGAACTCCTGGACAAACTTAGGGGCACTGACACCATGAGGTCCAAGCGCGGGCCCAATCGGGGGTGCCGGCGTAGCCTTCTGGGCAGGGCACTGCAATTTGATGACTGCAGTTACCTTTTTCTTTGCCATGTTTCTCTCCTTACGCGACAATCCCACCCATCGGGTGGTTTTTCGATTTCGCGCTGGTCTTAACGCCTGTCATACGATCAGGCTCCCACCTCATACAAGATGAGGGAGTAATCACACACAAAAGGACTCGGTTGTAAAAAATCAGAAAACTCTCTTGTAGGCATCCAGTCCTTAAGACGACTACAGAATCTTTTCTACTTGCAGGAAATCCACCTCAACCGGAGTGGAGCGTCCGAAAATTCCAACGCTGACCCGCATGCGGGCCTTTTCAAGATTGACTTCTTCAATGACTCCGGTAAAGGAGTCGAACGGACCCTCAATGATACGAACCTGTTCCCCAATGGAGAACGACTGCTTAGGCTTGAATACCTTTTCAGCAGGTAGATCACCGGTCTTCTGGAAGAGGCTCTTCACCTCGGCGGCATTCAACGGCTGCGGTTTCACACTATCGTTGGGTGTAACAAAACCGGTTACCCCTTGAATGCGCTTAACCTGGGAACACCAGGTTTTCCAACTGTGATCAGGCAAGTCGAGCTCAACGAGGATGTATCCAGGAAGAATTTTGCGCTTCACATCACGTCTCACCCCGTCTTTCACTTCAACGACGGTCTCAAAGGGGACCTTCACATCAGTGCAAACGAGCGCGAAGTCCGTATCGGTCTCGCGCATCTTGTTGATGATTCGCTCAATCTTTTGTTCGTATCCCGAATAAGTATGTACTACGTACCAGCCCTTTGCCATGTCGCCGCCTTACAGAACGAACAACACACCCTTGAGCAGGAGGAAATCCACCAACCCAAGGAATACTGCGACGATGACTGTGGAAACAAGTACGACCTTAGTCGAAGAAATGACAGCTTCACGGGAGGGCCAGACAACCTTTTTTAGTTCCTGGTGGGACTCCTTGAAATACTTAAAAAACTTCTTCATGAAAGGCTCCTTGTGGATAAGATCGAGAAGCCAACAGGCCAAGAAGGACTCGAACCCTCAACATCCGGTTTTGGAGACCAGCGCTCTACCAATTGGAGCTATTGGCCTATTTGCTTCTCGATCGAAACTACCTTATTTAATCTTTGTCTCGCGGTGCAAGGTATGCTTGCGCTCAAACGGACAATACTTGCTCAACTCAAGCTTACCTTGAGTATTTCTCCGATTCTTCTCGGTGGTATAGTTCTTCTGCTTGCATTCGGTGCACTGGAGAGCAATTTTCTCCACGGGACCTTTCTTCTTTGCTTCACCCATTTCATGCTCCTCGGTGAGTTTTCACCTCATACCCATCCAACTAAACCGGAAGGGGATAAAAAAAGAGCCCTCGAACGGATTTGAACCGTTGACCCCCACCTTACCATGGTGGTGCTCTACCGACTGAGCTACAAGGGCGTCGGTCATATTACAGGGCATCCACGAGTAAACCAACCTGCAACATGCAGAAGCAAACTTACCAGAGTGCGTTCTTTTTGTCAATATACATCACCAATATTAGGGAAAAACTTGGACCTGTTGCCCATAACTCCTCTATCATATATAGTTTATAAGCGTTATTTGTACCAATTACAAGGAGTTCCTATGAAGGATCAGATAAAAACACGTTACGGCCATACTGCGAAAGACATAGCTCAGGACTTCGCTGAGCACCTCAAGTACAGCCAAGACGCTGATATGTACCATACCACCCAAGAGGGCCGCTATACCGCCCTCGCCCTCACGGTCCGCGATAGAATCATCCATCAATGGAACCTCAGCAGAAAGACACAGAGGCAGCAAAGCGCAAAGCGCGTCTATTACCTCTCCCTTGAATTCCTCATGGGACGGGCTATGACCAATAATGTCATCAATCTCGGCTTGGAGGGACCTGTACGGGAAGCCCTCGCCTCTCTCGGCTACACCTATGAGGAACTCAGTGAAATGGAACCCGATGCAGGATTGGGGAACGGGGGACTCGGTCGACTGGCTGCCTGCTTTCTGGACTCCTTGGCAACACTTGAGATTCCTGCCTATGGATACGGCATCCGCTACAACTACGGCATTTTCCGTCAGCAGATAAAGAACGGCTGGCAGGCAGAGCAACCGGACAACTGGTTGCGGGACGGAAATCCTTGGGAGGTCCTGCGACCGGATGTAGTCTACCCCGTACAGTTCGGTGGAGAGGTGCGGGTCATCCGTGAACGCGGCAAGGACCAATTCAAATGGATCGGCAGTGAAACCGTACACGGCATTGCATACGACACCCCGATCATCGGCTATGGCTGCAAGACGGTAAATACCTTGCGGCTGTGGTCGGCCAAAAGCCCCGATGAGTTTGACTTTCATGAATTCAACGATGGTGACTACACCGAAGCGGTGCGCTCCAAAATTTCCGCTGAGAACCTCAGCCAAGTCCTCTATCCCAACGATACGCAGTATATGGGCAAGGAATTGCGGCTGAAGCAGCAATATTTCTTTGTCGCCTGTTCACTGGCTGATATCATCAGACGCTTCAAACGCGAAAACAAAAGCTGGTCTCTCCTTCCCGACTTTGCAGCCATCCAGCTCAACGACACCCACCCTTCCCTCGCAGTACCTGAATTGATGCGTATCCTCTTGGATGAGGAGTTACTCGATTGGGACAGTGCATGGGATATCACAACCAGGACGCTGGCATACACCAACCATACGCTCATGCCTGAAGCCTTGGAGAAATGGTCTCTGCCGATGCTGGCGAAAATTCTTCCGCGTCATATGCAAATCATGTATGAGATCAACCATCGATTCCTGCAACAGGCCGTCTCCTACTTCCCGCTGCAACCGCAAATGCTCGGAAAAATCAGTATTATCGAGGAGTCCAATCCGAAGCAGGTCAGAATGGCTAACTTGGCGATCATCGGCAGCCACAGCACCAACGGCGTTGCAGCCTTGCACTCCGAACTGCTTAAAAAGCAGATGTTCCCCCAGTTCAACCTGATTTTCCCCGATCGATTCAACAACAAGACCAACGGCATCACCCAAAGGAGATGGCTGCTGGCCTCAAACCCCAAACTTGCCGACCTGATCAAGAGTGCCATCGGTGATGCATGGATTACCGATTTCAGCAAAATCTCCGATCTCAAGGCCTTTGCTGCAGACAAGAACTTCCTTTTGGATTTCAAGGCAATCAAGGAGGAGAACAAGGTCCGTTGTGCTGCTTTCCTGAAAACGGAAAGTGGGATGATCATAAACCCTCACTCCTTCTTTGATGTGCAGGTCAAAAGAATACATGAGTACAAGAGGCAGCTGCTCAATGCGCTGAACATTCTGCTCATCTACAACGACCTGAAGAACGACGGTGAGGCTACCAAGAACATGGAAAGCACCACATTCCTCTTCGGAGGTAAGGCGGCACCCGGGTATGTGAATGCAAAGTTGATCATCAAACTCATCAACAATATTGCCAAGGTGATCAATGTAGATCCTGTCACCCGCGACCGCCTGGCTATTCACTTCATGCCCAACTACCGAGTCTCCATGGCTGAGATCGTCATCCCCGCCACGAACCTCTCCCAGCAAATCTCAACTGCAGGCACGGAAGCCTCAGGAACCGGAAACATGAAATTCATGTGCAACGGGGCTTTGACCATCGGTACGATGGATGGTGCAAACGTGGAAATTGCAGAGGAAGCAGGAAAGGAAAATATGTTCATCTTTGGACATACCGAAGAGCAAATTGCCAAACTCAGCCATACCTACGACCCCTTCTCTGTTGTCATGGCGGATGATGAAATCAAGAAGGCAATCGACTTGTTGTTCAGCGGCTACTTCAATGTGAATGAACCCAACATCTTTGAGCCTCTTCGCAGAAGCCTCTTTGAGGAAGGGGACCGATATTACCACTTTGCAGACCTACGGATGTACAGCGATGCCCACCGCAAAGCAAGGGAACTGTATGCCAAGGACAGTACGGAATGGAATCATCGGGCCGTTCTCAATGTTGCCTCAAGCGGAAAATTCTCCAGTGACCGTACCATCGCTGAGTATGCCAAGGATATCTGGAATATTCAGGCATGTCCGGTTGCCAAGGATACAGATGAAGATACTGCTCTGCAGGACGCAAGAAAACGCAAGTAGACAACACTATCGACGAAGGATTATCACCTCGGCCAGCGAGGTGATATTTTTTCGTCATACACTGATATTTTATTGTTTTCTATTTAAAAGACTTAGTTTAATGTTACTAAAATAGTATGTTTTAATGACACATTATCGTCATTTCAGCCTCTCCACTGCTATATTCATAGCATGCAAAAATTCTGGGAGAGAGTAAAACTGTTGCTGCGCGCTCCATCGGTGGTTGATTTAGCCAACCAACTCGGCGTGAAGCGGAGTACACTCTCCAGCTGGGTACAGACAGACAGACGTCCTCCCATGAGTGTTCTACTCAAAATATCAGAGAAGTCCGGCGTTACCATAGAGCAGCTTGAATACGGCCTTGATTACAAACTTCAAGACGAGGACGAAGCTGCCGAGGATATCCCGGAATGCAAGAAGGAGCTCAAGACCTGGATCGACGATCTTGAACCGGAAGAAGTGTACTGTCTCAAACCATTGCTTGCCTATCTCAGAAACCAATCCCTTGCACGAAAGATTTGAACATCGGTGAGGCTAGAGCCAACAGCGGTGCAACAATCATTGCAGGGAGGAAATTACCTGTTTTACTCTTGCGGATGTCCAGCAAACCAAAACCGATCATCATCAACAACACGCCCCCTACTGCAGCGAGTTCGTTAATCCCTGCATCGCCGAGTACCGGGGCTATGGCTCCCCCTGCAAGCGTGAAGAACCCCTGATACAGCAACACAAACAACGCGCTTGCCAAAACCCCGGGCCCATACACTGCACTGAAAATAATCGCCATGCATCCATCCATGATTGATTTGACCAGAATAAGCTGATAATCCCCCACAGTCCCTGCTTGGATGGACCCTACAACCGTCATGGCACCACTACAGAACAAGAGGGATGCGTTGAGAAAGCCCAAGGCAAAATTGCGTCCACTCTCTGCATTGCCCCTACCCCTGGACAAACGTCTTTCCATCCACGTGCCGAGTGCGAGCACCCCGTCCTCGATTCGTAAGGCATACCCGATAAAACCGCCAAGGACCACAGAAAAGAGCAGGATCAGATACGAACCTGTCTGCATCGCCATGGAAATGCCGATAACCAAGGTAACAAGGCCTGACGAGGTGAAAACCACCTCCTGATACGAAGCCTTGAGCTTGTTCTTCAGTAATAATCCGAGCAAGGACCCGACAATAATCATGAGGGCATTGAAATAGGTAGCAATCATAATGGCATCGAGTATAATAGTTTTGCAATACTCACTCAAGGAAGCAGCATGCAAAATCTCTTGTTGGCCGCCGGTCTTGGTTCACGCAGCGAAGGAAAAAAATTGCTTTTCTCCTATCAAGGAGAGACGTTGGTCCATCGCTCGGTAAGGCAATCATTGCTCGCCGGCCTCTACACGGTAGTGGTGACCGGGTTTAAGGCCGATGCAGTACAAGAGGCAATAAAGGACCTATTCTGTGACAACCTTTTGGTCGTACACAATCCTGAGTATGAGAGGGGTCAGGGAAGCTCCACCCGCTGCGGTGCCTGTCACCTCAGAGAGACGGAAAGCTTTTTCATCTCCCTTTCGGACATGCCCCTCATCGAGGAGAGGCACTATCGATTCCTCATGCAGCACTGCACAGCTCAGGCAGCCAGACCCAGCTACAAAGGCAGACTGGGCCATCCGGTCCTGCTTTCATCGACCTTCCTGGAGGTTATTAAAAGCCAGAATGACCCGTTCACCATGCGAACACTGCTTGCAGCGTATCCCGTTCAGGAAATAGAGGTAGACGATGAAGCCTACATCCTGGACATCGATACGCTGCAAGACTATCAGACACTGCTATCTAGAGAGCAACCACCTCAGAGCCTTGCAAAGTAAGACGGATTGCAGAACCCGGGGCAAAACGGCCGCCAAGCAGCTGGATCGACAATGGATCCTCTACCAGCCTTTGGATGGCCCGCTTGATGGGTCTCGCCCCAAACGCAGGATTGTAACCTTCGCGATAGAGCAATTCCACCACTTCGGAATCCCAACTCAGTGAGAAACCGCGTTTTTCAAGCCGCAATTGGAGCTGTTTCAGCTGCAGGCTTACAATTTGGCGTATCTGGTCCTCTCCCAATCGTTCAAAAACGATGATCTCATCCAGACGGTTGATGAACTCCGGTTTGAAGGAGTTGTTAATGATCTGGGTCACCAACTTCACCCCCTCTGCATGGTCTTGGGAAGCAAGCAGCTGCTGGCTACCCAGGTTGCTGGTCATGATGATCACCGTATTGGTGAAGTCGACCACTCTGCCCTGCCCATCGGTCAGACGACCATCGTCAAGCAGTTGGAGCAGTACATTGAAGACATCCGGATGAGCCTTCTCGATTTCATCGAAAAGAATGACCGAATAGGGCCTCCTTCTGACTACCTCGGTAAGTTGACCGCCTTGATCATATCCTACATATCCCGGAGGCGCACCAATGAGTCGGCTGACCGAGAATTTCTCCATATACTCACTCATATCGATACGGGTCAAGGACTTCTCATCGTCAAAAAGCAGCTGCGCAAGGACTTTAGCGAGCAGAGTCTTTCCCACTCCCGTAGGTCCGGCAAACAAAAAGGTCCCCAAAGGCTTGTGCTCGTCGGCAATCCCGGCCTTATTACGTCGGATGGCATTGCTTACCGCTTGTATCGCCTGTCTCTGACCGACCACCTGTTTGGCAAGCGTCTCTTCCAGATGCA contains the following coding sequences:
- the rplA gene encoding 50S ribosomal protein L1, whose product is MKHGKNYRESIKKIDRSKLYTFEEASALVKDVAFAKFDETVEISVKLTLKKSQSVRDTVVLPHQFSAQKRVLVFAKGEKAEEARQAGAAFVGDDDLIEKIRGGWMDFDVAVATPDMMKDVGRLGPILGRRGLMPNPKTQTVTFDLKAALAELTKGRVEFRSDKTNVIHIAVGKISMDADKVSENARVVVKEIIRKKPSDAKADFVVSIALSSTMGPGVRVNVKDLMASV
- the rpmG gene encoding 50S ribosomal protein L33, producing the protein MGEAKKKGPVEKIALQCTECKQKNYTTEKNRRNTQGKLELSKYCPFERKHTLHRETKIK
- the rplK gene encoding 50S ribosomal protein L11 translates to MAKKKVTAVIKLQCPAQKATPAPPIGPALGPHGVSAPKFVQEFNEKTKNYEAGLILPVIITVYADKSFTFILKTPPAAVLIKKALGIASGSGSPNKVKVGKLSQAQLTDIAQTKLEDLNANDIEAAKKIIAGTARSMGVEVEQ
- a CDS encoding glycogen/starch/alpha-glucan phosphorylase, translating into MKDQIKTRYGHTAKDIAQDFAEHLKYSQDADMYHTTQEGRYTALALTVRDRIIHQWNLSRKTQRQQSAKRVYYLSLEFLMGRAMTNNVINLGLEGPVREALASLGYTYEELSEMEPDAGLGNGGLGRLAACFLDSLATLEIPAYGYGIRYNYGIFRQQIKNGWQAEQPDNWLRDGNPWEVLRPDVVYPVQFGGEVRVIRERGKDQFKWIGSETVHGIAYDTPIIGYGCKTVNTLRLWSAKSPDEFDFHEFNDGDYTEAVRSKISAENLSQVLYPNDTQYMGKELRLKQQYFFVACSLADIIRRFKRENKSWSLLPDFAAIQLNDTHPSLAVPELMRILLDEELLDWDSAWDITTRTLAYTNHTLMPEALEKWSLPMLAKILPRHMQIMYEINHRFLQQAVSYFPLQPQMLGKISIIEESNPKQVRMANLAIIGSHSTNGVAALHSELLKKQMFPQFNLIFPDRFNNKTNGITQRRWLLASNPKLADLIKSAIGDAWITDFSKISDLKAFAADKNFLLDFKAIKEENKVRCAAFLKTESGMIINPHSFFDVQVKRIHEYKRQLLNALNILLIYNDLKNDGEATKNMESTTFLFGGKAAPGYVNAKLIIKLINNIAKVINVDPVTRDRLAIHFMPNYRVSMAEIVIPATNLSQQISTAGTEASGTGNMKFMCNGALTIGTMDGANVEIAEEAGKENMFIFGHTEEQIAKLSHTYDPFSVVMADDEIKKAIDLLFSGYFNVNEPNIFEPLRRSLFEEGDRYYHFADLRMYSDAHRKARELYAKDSTEWNHRAVLNVASSGKFSSDRTIAEYAKDIWNIQACPVAKDTDEDTALQDARKRK
- the nusG gene encoding transcription termination/antitermination protein NusG — protein: MAKGWYVVHTYSGYEQKIERIINKMRETDTDFALVCTDVKVPFETVVEVKDGVRRDVKRKILPGYILVELDLPDHSWKTWCSQVKRIQGVTGFVTPNDSVKPQPLNAAEVKSLFQKTGDLPAEKVFKPKQSFSIGEQVRIIEGPFDSFTGVIEEVNLEKARMRVSVGIFGRSTPVEVDFLQVEKIL
- the rplL gene encoding 50S ribosomal protein L7/L12, coding for MATKEEILESIAKMSVMEVADLIKMMEDKFGVKAAAAAVAAGPVAEAAAAVEEPTEFNVILKACDPTKKIAAIKEVRAITGLGLKEAKDLVEAGDKVVKESVSKADAAALKEKLEAAGCTVEVKPVD
- a CDS encoding DUF554 domain-containing protein, which gives rise to MIATYFNALMIIVGSLLGLLLKNKLKASYQEVVFTSSGLVTLVIGISMAMQTGSYLILLFSVVLGGFIGYALRIEDGVLALGTWMERRLSRGRGNAESGRNFALGFLNASLLFCSGAMTVVGSIQAGTVGDYQLILVKSIMDGCMAIIFSAVYGPGVLASALFVLLYQGFFTLAGGAIAPVLGDAGINELAAVGGVLLMMIGFGLLDIRKSKTGNFLPAMIVAPLLALASPMFKSFVQGIGF
- a CDS encoding nucleotidyltransferase family protein, which gives rise to MQNLLLAAGLGSRSEGKKLLFSYQGETLVHRSVRQSLLAGLYTVVVTGFKADAVQEAIKDLFCDNLLVVHNPEYERGQGSSTRCGACHLRETESFFISLSDMPLIEERHYRFLMQHCTAQAARPSYKGRLGHPVLLSSTFLEVIKSQNDPFTMRTLLAAYPVQEIEVDDEAYILDIDTLQDYQTLLSREQPPQSLAK
- the secE gene encoding preprotein translocase subunit SecE → MKKFFKYFKESHQELKKVVWPSREAVISSTKVVLVSTVIVAVFLGLVDFLLLKGVLFVL
- the rplJ gene encoding 50S ribosomal protein L10; protein product: MDYKTRITPAKEEAVKALKDEFSQYTGYIFTDYRGMTVEQITNLRRTLMKKDAAYRVVKNRFAKIALTELNNQADAQLVGPTAIALVRGDEANIVAKDLFASSKEGSPLQVKGAMLDGKFFTPEEVEAFSKLPTKLELIASLMGTMKAPVQKLAATLLAYVENNGGSVSATEEN
- a CDS encoding helix-turn-helix domain-containing protein — translated: MQKFWERVKLLLRAPSVVDLANQLGVKRSTLSSWVQTDRRPPMSVLLKISEKSGVTIEQLEYGLDYKLQDEDEAAEDIPECKKELKTWIDDLEPEEVYCLKPLLAYLRNQSLARKI